The Amblyomma americanum isolate KBUSLIRL-KWMA chromosome 3, ASM5285725v1, whole genome shotgun sequence genome window below encodes:
- the LOC144123154 gene encoding uncharacterized protein LOC144123154, with the protein MTGSAVQYACYCVPFPASPLNRSRGGTKQAAFAAPSSPTAPFASAIKQRHPPSAHCGLCGCATVRTTNPLTFVMQVGVPYTLFAKKSSNYCLVQLPSPQCCFCLAVECVNVIRALLLLSGHVETNPGPPNTDAVLAELQKLSAGQRKLISEVQGLKNQLVTTDKTISALSERIAYLETQFEVISTLRTEIETLQTSTARTTHQLSEIDTRLDDLENRSRRNNLVFYGLPDPNEKESYDQSEKIIIQHCLDSLNLVFDPKDIERAHRLGRHSIDRQRPIIVKLSAFKTKGVILSHGPKLKNTDFSIGEDFSRPVRNARKHLVAFARTKLRCSGCLVLRALSRESPQVVAVRSVQSETVFSAL; encoded by the exons ATGACAGGTTCTGCTGTTCAGTATGCCTGCTACTGCGTGCCCTTTCCCGCGAGTCCACTCAACCGGTCGCGGGGAGGA ACCAAACAAGCGGCGTTCGCGGCCCCATCGTCACCGACAGCACCGTttgcgtcagctataaaacagcgacacccaccttcggcacactgtgggctttgcggctgtgccactgtacggaccactaatccgcttaccttcgtcatgcaggtcgGTGTTCCATATACTCTTTTTGCTAAGAAATCTAGTAATTATTGTCTGgttcagctgccgagcccacagtgcTGCTTCTGCCTTGCTGTTGAATGTGTCAATGTGATTCGTGCTTTACTATTACTATCGGGCCATGTTGAAACAAATCCGGGACCACCTAATACTGATGCTGTTTTGGCTGAACTGCAAAAGTTGAGCGCTGGTCAGAGAAAACTTATTTCTGAAGTCCAAGGCCTGAAAAATCAACTAGTAACAACAGATAAAACAATATCTGCCCTAAGCGAACGAATTGCGTATCTTGAAACCCAATTTGAGGTAATTAGTACCCTGCGAACAGAAATCGAAACACTTCAAACCAGCACTGCTAGAACGACCCACCAGCTTTCCGAGATAGACACACGTCTGGATGATCTTGAGAACCGCTCAAGGAGAAACAATCTAGTATTCTATGGACTTCCCGACCCAAATGAGAAAGAATCATATGACCaatcagaaaaaataataatccaGCACTGCCTTGATAGCTTGAACCTCGTATTCGACCCTAAAGACATAGAGCGCGCACACCGCCTTGGCCGTCACAGCATTGACCGCCAAAGACCTATAATAGTGAAGCTGTCTGCTTTCAAAACCAAAGGGGTCATTCTTTCGCATGGCCCTAAGCTTAAAAATACAGATTTCAGCATCGGCGAAGATTTTTCTCGGCCCGTCCGAAATGCCCGAAAACACCTTGTGGCTTTCGCCAGAACTAA